From a single Candidatus Nitrospira nitrosa genomic region:
- a CDS encoding fibronectin type III domain-containing protein gives MLKNKTWLILGYRILIAITVPFALSTILGCGGGGENSPLPSSLSTTPSAEAGSASREADSPSSDVASLPDELHAGDAEAPEDALALTPDASLTAGSAEEPAADSPPPQAPTGTPLVALNSTPSGATAEVTWQPSTDSNVNGYYIYYGKQSSGEPGVCSYEERYSVESPSVTITELEPNTPYFFAVSSYSSHESPCSNETAIITPPARA, from the coding sequence ATGTTAAAGAATAAAACGTGGTTAATTTTAGGCTATCGTATACTAATAGCAATCACGGTTCCTTTCGCGTTGTCGACTATCTTGGGATGCGGAGGGGGTGGAGAAAACAGTCCCTTACCATCTAGTCTCTCCACAACACCGTCTGCTGAAGCAGGCTCCGCCTCCAGAGAAGCGGACTCACCATCATCAGATGTAGCGTCCCTCCCTGATGAGTTACACGCCGGTGATGCAGAGGCCCCAGAAGATGCACTCGCTCTCACCCCTGATGCAAGTTTGACTGCTGGCTCTGCTGAGGAACCAGCAGCAGATAGTCCTCCGCCACAAGCCCCTACAGGAACCCCTCTGGTAGCTTTAAATTCAACGCCGTCGGGAGCCACGGCGGAAGTGACGTGGCAACCAAGTACAGATTCAAACGTGAATGGCTACTACATATACTACGGGAAACAATCTTCTGGAGAACCAGGAGTATGCTCCTATGAGGAGAGATATTCGGTTGAATCGCCCTCTGTTACGATTACGGAGCTTGAACCTAACACACCCTATTTCTTTGCTGTGAGTTCATACTCCAGTCATGAAAGTCCATGCTCGAACGAAACAGCTATAATAACACCACCTGCTAGAGCTTAG
- a CDS encoding DegT/DnrJ/EryC1/StrS family aminotransferase — protein MGVPLLDLKVHHEPLHQEIMMALEQIFKSQAFILGPDVGRLEERIAAYCQSQYGVGVTSGTDALLIALMALGIAPGDEVITTPYSFFATAGVVVRLGAKPVLVDIDPITYNIDPAKISQVVTTKTKAIIPVHLYGQCADMEPIMEVAKQHKLSIIEDAAQAIGSEYRDGRRACSIGTIGCLSFFPSKNLGCLGDGGMAVTSDPELAERMKILRVHGSKPKYYHKLIGGNFRLDTIQAAVLNIKLNYLDEWTRKRQKNAIRYGELFKLSGLLDKAKVRLPAPVYRESGVHHYHIYNQFILRVDRRDALVAYLKQKEIGVEIYYPVPFHLQECFGYLGYKEGDFPESERAAKETIALPIYPELTMEQQVEVVETVTAFYG, from the coding sequence ATGGGGGTTCCTTTACTTGATCTCAAAGTACATCATGAGCCGCTTCACCAGGAAATCATGATGGCGTTGGAACAAATCTTTAAGAGCCAGGCGTTTATCTTGGGTCCCGATGTGGGCAGGTTGGAAGAGCGGATAGCCGCCTACTGCCAATCTCAATATGGAGTCGGAGTCACGTCTGGGACGGATGCACTTTTGATTGCACTCATGGCTCTCGGGATTGCTCCAGGGGATGAGGTGATCACGACGCCCTATTCATTTTTTGCGACGGCTGGAGTTGTTGTTCGTCTTGGTGCGAAGCCGGTTCTTGTCGACATCGATCCTATAACCTATAATATTGATCCTGCCAAGATCAGCCAGGTTGTGACGACCAAAACCAAAGCCATCATCCCAGTCCATCTTTATGGTCAATGTGCTGATATGGAGCCGATCATGGAGGTAGCCAAACAGCACAAACTGAGCATTATTGAAGATGCAGCGCAAGCGATTGGCTCAGAATACCGCGATGGTCGTCGGGCCTGCAGCATAGGGACTATCGGCTGTTTGTCGTTTTTCCCGAGTAAGAACTTGGGTTGCTTAGGTGATGGGGGGATGGCTGTGACCAGTGATCCTGAGCTTGCGGAGCGGATGAAGATTTTGCGAGTTCATGGGAGCAAACCGAAATACTACCATAAGCTGATCGGTGGAAACTTTCGGTTGGATACGATTCAGGCTGCGGTTCTCAACATCAAACTGAACTATTTGGATGAATGGACGAGAAAGCGGCAGAAAAACGCGATCCGGTACGGAGAGCTCTTTAAGCTGAGCGGGCTCCTGGATAAGGCAAAGGTACGGTTGCCAGCACCGGTTTATCGAGAATCAGGTGTTCATCATTACCACATCTACAACCAATTTATTCTTCGAGTAGATCGACGAGATGCGCTGGTGGCATACCTCAAGCAGAAGGAGATCGGGGTGGAAATCTACTATCCGGTTCCCTTCCATCTCCAGGAATGTTTTGGGTATTTGGGATATAAGGAAGGGGATTTCCCTGAGTCCGAGCGCGCGGCCAAAGAAACGATCGCTCTTCCGATCTATCCGGAGTTGACGATGGAACAGCAAGTTGAGGTGGTTGAGACGGTGACGGCCTTCTACGGGTAG